One Candidatus Omnitrophota bacterium genomic window carries:
- a CDS encoding 7-carboxy-7-deazaguanine synthase QueE produces the protein MKAPVLEVFRSFQGEGAFVGVPQVFVRFRQCNMTCVYCDEMDKMQNAPWDELSPEELTAQVCALGGPDEIHSVSVTGGEPLLYTPFLRKWLPQLKALGYAIYLETNGTLPEALARVIEWVDWIAMDLKPSSSTGDRDWQTAQERFLRLAGKRLLCLKLVVSAQLVEEDVRQSIEMCARSAPQIPFILQPATPARAILEQVPRESLQRWQRFASEKLSDVRTVPQTHKLVGWR, from the coding sequence ATGAAAGCGCCGGTTCTCGAAGTCTTTCGCTCCTTTCAGGGCGAGGGCGCTTTTGTGGGTGTTCCTCAAGTCTTTGTCCGTTTCCGGCAATGCAACATGACCTGCGTGTATTGCGATGAGATGGACAAAATGCAGAACGCTCCATGGGACGAGCTAAGTCCGGAGGAACTGACGGCTCAGGTCTGTGCCCTCGGCGGCCCGGATGAAATCCACTCGGTTTCCGTCACAGGCGGGGAGCCGCTGCTGTATACTCCGTTCCTCCGGAAATGGCTTCCGCAACTCAAGGCACTCGGCTACGCAATCTACCTGGAAACAAACGGAACTCTGCCCGAGGCCCTCGCGAGGGTGATCGAATGGGTGGACTGGATTGCCATGGATCTCAAGCCTTCGAGTTCTACGGGGGACCGGGACTGGCAGACAGCCCAGGAACGCTTTCTCCGGCTTGCCGGTAAGAGATTGTTGTGTCTGAAACTCGTCGTCTCCGCCCAGTTGGTGGAAGAAGATGTGCGGCAGTCCATTGAAATGTGCGCGCGCAGTGCGCCGCAAATACCGTTTATCCTGCAGCCGGCCACCCCGGCCCGTGCAATACTGGAACAGGTGCCTCGAGAGAGCTTGCAACGCTGGCAGCGTTTTGCGAGTGAGAAATTGAGTGATGTGCGGACCGTCCCGCAAACGCACAAGCTTGTGGGATGGCGCTAA
- the rph gene encoding ribonuclease PH, with protein MSEIARQGGRAHDAMRPASIVLGVNKYAEGSCQIEMGDTKVLCTASVDPSVPPWLRGGGRGWITAEYSMLPRACTERTPRDAAKGKINGRSVEIQRLIGRSLRSVVNLKALGERCIWVDCDVLQGDGGTRCAAITGGFAALGQCLRGLQKAGQVPKEVLVDYVAAVSLGVVGGKIFADLDYAEDSSAEVDCNLVMTGSDQLVEVQGTGEQRPFSREELDQILRVGAERIAELIALQRKALDSIA; from the coding sequence ATGAGTGAAATTGCACGGCAAGGCGGGCGCGCTCATGATGCTATGCGTCCTGCGTCTATTGTGCTCGGCGTCAACAAGTATGCAGAGGGGTCCTGCCAGATTGAGATGGGGGACACCAAAGTTCTTTGCACTGCTTCTGTGGATCCCAGTGTACCGCCGTGGCTTAGAGGCGGCGGGCGGGGATGGATCACGGCTGAATACAGCATGTTGCCGCGGGCCTGCACTGAGCGCACTCCCCGGGATGCTGCCAAGGGAAAGATCAACGGCCGGAGTGTGGAAATTCAAAGACTGATCGGCCGCAGTCTGAGATCCGTTGTCAATCTGAAGGCTTTGGGCGAACGATGCATCTGGGTGGACTGCGATGTGCTTCAAGGAGACGGCGGAACACGTTGTGCCGCAATCACCGGAGGTTTTGCAGCTTTAGGCCAGTGTTTGCGCGGTTTGCAAAAGGCGGGACAGGTTCCGAAAGAGGTGCTTGTGGATTATGTGGCTGCCGTCAGCTTGGGGGTCGTGGGCGGAAAGATCTTTGCGGACCTGGACTATGCCGAAGACTCCTCTGCCGAAGTGGACTGCAATTTAGTGATGACAGGGAGTGACCAATTGGTGGAGGTGCAGGGGACCGGTGAACAACGTCCCTTTTCCCGGGAGGAACTCGATCAAATATTGCGAGTGGGCGCCGAACGGATTGCGGAATTGATCGCCTTACAAAGAAAAGCCCTGGATTCGATCGCGTGA